The genome window GTCACGGCGACGCAGGATCGGATCCTCCATGCGCACGTCCACTTCGCCAACCTGGGACAACGGAATACGCTGCCCCGCCGCACCCACCAGGGTAAAACCCTCGATCCGCGCCGGGTCGAGGCGGATATCCCCGGCAGCGCGTCCCACCACCTGCACCGAACGAATATCCTCGCGAACCGCCGTGATCGGCACCCCGGCCAGCAGGAATTGCAGTTGCTCGGCGACAGCACTGGACGTCAGCCCAACCGCCTGCAAGCGATCCTGATCCAGATTGAAATGCAGCGTCGGCGTCAGTGGGCCCCAATCGGTATTGACGGTCCTCATCATCGGGTTGGCTTGCATGACATCTTGGACGCGGCTTGCGATCTCCCGCAGTTTCGACGGGTCAGGTCCCATCACCCGGTAGGCCACGGGAAAGGGTGAGTACGGACCAAAGACAATTTGCGTCGCCCTGACCCGGGCCTCCGGGGCCAGCCCTTCAGCGACCGCTTCGCGCAGGCGGAACTTGAGGGTTTCCCGTGCTTCCTGGTTGTCTGTCAGCACCACGATCTTGGCGAACGATGGGTCAGGCAGTTCCGGCGCGATTGCCAGGAAAAAGCGCGGTGCGCCCTGCCCTATATAAGCCGTGACGATTTTGGCTTGCTCCTGTTTCTGCAGCCACGCCTCAACCTTGGCGGTGGCGGCGCTGGTCTGCTCGATGGAGGTGCCATAAGGCATTTGTACTTCGATCATGACCTCGGGACGGTCCGACGTCGGGAAGAACTGCTTCTTGACCTGGCCCATGCCCAGGATGGCGACCGCAAACAGTGTGATGACGGTGCCGGCCACCAGCCATTTGCGGGCGATCACCCGCGTCAGGATTCGCCGGAAGCGGTTGTAGCGTGGGGTGTCGTAGATGGCCGCCTGGCCGCCTTCGACCTTCTTGATGTCCGGCAACATCTTCACCCCCAGGTAGGGAGTGAACGCTACTGCGACCACCCAGGAGGCGATCAGGGCAATGCCGACGATCCAGAACATGTTGCTGGTGTATTCGCCAGCGGTGGACTGGGCGAAGCCGTTGGGCATGAAGCCGATCGCCGTCACCAGCGTACCGGAGAGCATCGGTGCGGCCGTGTGGCTCCAGGCGTACGCGGAGGCCTTGATCCGGTCGTAGCCCTCCTCCATCTTCACCACCATCATTTCGATCGCGATGATGGCGTCATCCACCAGCAGCCCGAGGGCCAGAATCAGCGAGCCCAGAGTGATCCGGTCGAAGTTCTTGCCGGTGGCCGCCATCACCACAAACACGATGGCCAGGGTCAAGGGTACTGCCGCCGCGACCACGATACCGACGTGCCAGCCCATACTGATGAAGCAGACCACCATCACCACCAGCAAGGCAACGAAGAACTTGACCATGAATTCGTCGACCGCCGAGTTGATGTTCACCGCCTGATCGGTCACCTTGGTCAGCGTCATGCCCAGCGGCATGTCTTCATTGATCTTGCTCGTCTCGGCATCGAGCGCCTTGCCCAGATCGAGGCCGTTCCAACCCTCGCGCATGATCACGCCCAGCAACAACGCCTCTTCGCCGTTGTTGCGCACCAGGAAGGTGGCCGGGTCTTCATAGCCACGCTCAACCGTCGCCACGTCCGAGAGTTTCAACGTGCGCCCCTGGATGGCCAGCGGCGTGTCGCGGATTTTCTCCAAGGTATCGAAAGCACCCTCCACTCGCAGGAAAACCTGCGGCCCCTTGGTTTCGATGGAGCCGGCGGGCGTCAGTACGTTCTGGCTGTTCAGTGCGGCGAAGATGTCCTGGGGAGAGACCCCCAAGGTCGCCAGCCGGTCATGGGAGAAGGAAATGAAAATGCGCTCGGCCTGTTCGCCGATGATGTTGACCTTCTTCACCCCCGCCACATGCAACAGGCGCTGGCGCAGAACCTCGGCATCACGCACCAGCAGGCGCTGCGGCTCGCCCTTGGCCTTGAGGGCGAAAAGCGCGAACGTCACATCCGAGTACTCGTCGTTGACCAGGGGGCCGATCACACCCGCCGGCAACTTGGTGGCTTCGTCGTCGAGCTTCTTGCGCGCCTGGTAGAACTCTTCCTGCACCTGTGAAGGCGGCGTGCGGTCGAGCAGCGAGACCATGGTGAAAGCCAGGCCAGGTCGGGTGTAGGTTTCCGAGCGGTCGTACCATTTCAATTCCTGCAGGCGTTTTTCCAGCGGTTCGGCAACCTGGTCCTGCATCTCCTGCGCCGTCGCGCCCGGCCATGCAGTAATGACGGTCAGTTGCTTGACCGTGAACGGCGGATCCTCCGCACGGCCCAGCTTGAAGAACGCCAGGGTCCCGGCGACAGCGATCAGGAAAATCAGAAATACCGTGATGGCGCGCTCGCGCACGGCGAGCGCCGAAAGATTGAAGCTCATTGGCGGGTCCCCGCGACCTTCGCATCGCCCTGTGCAAGCAGCCGGACGGGCTCGCCTTCACGCAGCAGATGCGCACCCAGGCCGACAATGCGCTCACCGACCTCGAGATGGCCTGCAACGCGCGCCGCATCGTCGCTCAAGCCCAGGACCTGGACCGGACGCCAAGTCACTTTTGCCGGCTCGCCGTCGATGACCCACACGCCAGTGCCATTGCCGGGGTCGTACAGCGCCGCAATCGGCACCTGCAGCACCTGCCCCTGGGCCGCGCCCTCGGCGATACGCAGTGTGACGGTCGAGCCCAGCGGTGCATTAGCCAGGGCGCCCTCCAGGACATAACGTGCTTCAAAGGTACGGGTCACCCGGTCAGCCGAATCGGAAAGCAACCTGAGCCTGGCGGCGACCGCCCCGCTGGTATTGCCATACAACGTCGCCTGGGCGTTGGACCCGACGGCTGGCCGCAGGGTCTCGGGCAGTTGCACGACGGCTTCGCGCTGCCCGGCTCGCGCCAGTCGGACCACCGGTTGACCCGGACTGACGACCTGCCCCGGCTCGGCGAGCGTTTCCATCACCACGCCATCGGCGTCGGCGAGAAGCACCGCATAGCCGGACGCATTGCGGGCCACATCGGCTTGCGCCTCGGCGGCGCTGAGCTGCGCCTTCGCGGTATCGGCGGCGGCTTTGATCTGGTCATAACCCGACGCCGAAATCGCCCCGGCGGCCACCAGCTCGCGATATCGAGCTTCATCGTCAGCGGTCTGCTTGGCCCGGGCGCGTGCGGCCGTGACAGCTTCCTGCTGGGCTCGCGCCTGCAAGCCCAGATCGATGGGGTCCAGACGCATCAGCGGCTGGCCCTTCTTGACGGTCTGACCGGCATCCACCAACCGCTCCAGGACCTTGCCTGACACACGAAAGCCCAGGTCGCTCTGGACGCGGGCCGCCACGACGCCGGTGAAGGAACGCGCGCCGGCGGAGGAACCCTGTACTTGCGCAACCCTCACCAGAGGAGCAAGCGTGCGCGGATCGGTGGCAGTGGATGAGTCACCACACGCCGTGAGGACGAGAGGCAACAAGCAAGCGGCAAGGGTGACAGGTCGGAGCCGGAGCATAGGTTCCCTTTACTGAACAGAGGACTGGGGGACTCATTCTTGCGCTCGTGACCAATACTGTCAATGGTCACATATCATCAGGCAATTTCTGAATAGCCATTTTTTATAGATAACCCGCAAATACTACACCTTAAGTCCGAAGACCCACTTCCATCACCAATTGACAGGGTGTGACCATCATATAATATGGTCACAAATGTCGACCCCAAGGAAACGTCAATGCCACCCCTGCGCCCTCTTGCTTTTTTAGTAAGCGCCAGCTTGATGACCGGCTGCGCGGTCGGTCCCGACTATCAGCGTCCCGATGCCACGCTTTCGGATCGTTTCCTGGGCCAGTCTTCTGTCGAACAAAGGACCGGCACAGCGCGGACCCGTCTCACAACCTGGTGGGAGGGGTTTGGCGACCCGGTGCTGACCGATTTCATCACCAGGGCGCTGGAGCAGAACCTCGACCTTGCCCAGGCGTCAGCGCGCGTTGTCCAGGCACGGGCGGGTCTGGGCGCCGCGAACGCCGCCTTGCTGCCGTCGGGAAATATCAGCGGCCAGGCCGCACGGGCCTATCAATCCGTCGAGACGCCGCTGGGCCAGGTACTCGATTCAAACCCCGGCTATGATCGATATGGAAATACCTACTCGATGGACCTGGGCGCGAGCTGGGAACTGGATGTCTTTGGTGGCCTGCGACGTGGACGCGAAGCTGCATTGGCCGAGTACCAGGCCTCCGAGGCCGGGGCCGCGGCCACGAGGCTGGCCGTCGCCGCGCAGACCGCTGACATCTACATCACCCTGCGCGGCTTGCAAGCGCGGCTGGGCATTGCGAACCACCAGGTCAAGACCCAGCAGGACCTGCTGGAAAAAGTCCAACTGCTCTACAGCAAAGGCCTCGCCGCCAGCTATCAGGTCCGCCAGACCGAAGGCGCGCTTGCCCAGGTCCAGGCAACGGTACCGGTCCTGCAAACCGGGCTGGATGCCGCCATGAATGCACTGGATGTCATGCTCGGCACGCCGCCAGGCACCCACCGCCCGCAACTGACCGAGACGGGTAGCATCCCCCTGCCCCCACAAATCAGCGAGATGGGTACACCGGCTGATCTGCTGCGCCGCCGGCCGGACCTCATTGTCGCCGAGCGCCGTCTCGCCGCCTCCAATGCCCGCATCGGTGAAGCCGTCGCCGAGTACTATCCAAAATTCTCCCTCAGCGCGTTGCTCGGCAGCGCCACTACGGTCTCTGCCGGGCACCTTTTCTCCGGCGGCGCCAGCCAGGCGTCGGGGGCGCTGGGACTGCGCTGGAGGCTGTTCGATTTTGGCCGGATCAACGCCCAGATCGACCAGGCCAAGGGACAGGAAGCCGAGGCGCTCGCCGCTTACCGCCAGTCCGCGCTGCGCGCCACCGAGGATGTCGAGAACGCGCTCTCCGCCTTGGTCAACCGAGAAGCCCAGGCCACCACGCTCACCGCAGGCGAAGCCTCATTGAACGAGGCACGTCGATCATCCTTTATCGCCTATCAGAAAGGCACGGCCAGCCTGATCGATGTCCTCAACGCCGACGAAACGCTGCTCCAGGCATCCGATGCCCGGGCACAAGCACGGACGGAATCGGCACGGGCGGCGGTCGCGGCATTCAGGGCGCTCGGTGGCGGCTGGCAAGCGCCGCAGCCACAACAGCCTATCGCGAGCCGATGACTCGACATGAACACCAGGCCGTCATCGCGAGCAAGCTCGCTCCCACAGGGTTAGCGCTCACTCCCTGTGGGAGCGAGCTTGCTCGCGATCAGGCAAACACAGCTTTTTCAATCTTTACCACCGGAGTCCAGCCATATGAAAAGCAACGAGAATTCCTGGGTGCTCATCACGGGCGCTTCAAGCGGCTTTGGCGAGGAGTTCGCCCGGCAATACGCAGCGCAGGGAAAATCCCTCGTTCTGGTAGCCCGCAGGCTGGACAAACTGGAAGCACTGTCAAAAGAACTGCGTGAGCGTTTCGGCACCGAGGTGATCAACGAACAAGTCGACCTGTCTTCGATTCCTGCAGTCATCGAACTGCACAAGCGGCTGGTTCAACGAGGTATTGCGGTCGATGTGCTCATCAACAACGCCGGCCATGGATTGCAGGGCCCGTTCCTGGACCACGCCATTGACCAATCCCTGGCCATGATCAATCTGGATATCGCCAGCCTGACCACCATGACTCGCCTCTTTGCCCAGGACATGCGCATCCGCCGCCGCGGCCACATTTTGCAGGTCGCCAGCTTGCTTTCCTATCAAGGCGTGAAAAATTTCGCGGTCTATTCAGCGGCCAAGGCCTACGTGCTGCGCTTCTCCGAAGCACTGCACCAGGAACTCAAGGGCGACGGTGTCGTCGTGACCGCGCTGTGCCCAGGCATGTCGGATACCGGATTTGCGCAGAGCGCCAACCAGACCCTCACGCCAGCGCTGAAAATGGTGATGATGCAACCTGAGCCAGTGGTTCGCGCAGGCATCCGCGCCCTGCAAGCCGGGCGCATGAGTGTGGTACCCGGCTTCGGCAACAAGGCGCTCACGGTGCTGACCTGGGCCACGCCCCGCCGATTTCACCAGCGTCTCATGGCGAATGTCATGGGGGCATGAATCGATGCGGCGAAGGACCGGGAGCTGCAAGGGCTCCCGGCACACGCCCTATTGCGTTAGAAGCGATAGCTGACTGAAGTACCAAAACCGCTGGCACTGTTCCGGTATTTGGAACTGTATGCGCCACGGGTCGACGAGGTTTCGTTGATGCGCACGCTCTCTTCCTGCAAGTAAGAGTAAGCCACGTCGATCGTCACCTCTTCCACTGGCGTCCAGCCGGCACCGAAGCTGAGTACCGTGCGGTCGCCGGTTGGTATCCGAGGCCCACGGTTGGTGTTGTTGGCGGGCGACTGGTCGACCGACAAGCCCGCGCGCAGGACCCATTGATCGTTGAGCTTATACGCGGCACCGATGGCATGGGCCCAGGTGTCATGCCAGTTCTGTTCTTCGCTGACGGTGCTCAACGCGCCGCTCAGCAGCGCAGGCAGGCCGGAGTTCTCGATGGTCAACTCCTTGAAGCGGCTCCAGCGCGTCCAGGTACTTCCCAGGTACATCGTCCAGTCGTCATTGAGCTGATGAGTGAGCGAGATGTCCACGGACTCCGGAGTATCCACGTCCAACGACGCGTCATAGCTGCGGCCACTTACCCCCAACACGCTGAAAATGCCGCCGGTGAGCTTGGACTTGGCGTCCAGGTGGTAACTGACCTTGGAGTGGTAAGTCAGCCCCAGGCGAGTCTGGTCCGTTGCCTGCACCAGGATGCCGGCGTTGAAGCCGAGCGCCGTATCGTCGCCATTGCTCTTGAGCTTGCCATCGTTACTGCCGGGG of Pseudomonas fluorescens contains these proteins:
- a CDS encoding OmpP1/FadL family transporter, translating into MKRILLKTPMSLAVALATSQVFASGFALNEQSISGMGSGFAGRSSSAEDASTVFGNPAGMSRLKKEQVSLGAATLFTQSDISQTRSTFGGREDGDMVPTTTVPMGYYVKPVDEHWAVGVGFYVPFGLITDYGSDFAGRYYGNKSEVTTLTFQPTVSYAFNDKVSIGFGPTINRISGEISGMVPNPLSPGSNDGKLKSNGDDTALGFNAGILVQATDQTRLGLTYHSKVSYHLDAKSKLTGGIFSVLGVSGRSYDASLDVDTPESVDISLTHQLNDDWTMYLGSTWTRWSRFKELTIENSGLPALLSGALSTVSEEQNWHDTWAHAIGAAYKLNDQWVLRAGLSVDQSPANNTNRGPRIPTGDRTVLSFGAGWTPVEEVTIDVAYSYLQEESVRINETSSTRGAYSSKYRNSASGFGTSVSYRF
- a CDS encoding efflux RND transporter periplasmic adaptor subunit, whose product is MLRLRPVTLAACLLPLVLTACGDSSTATDPRTLAPLVRVAQVQGSSAGARSFTGVVAARVQSDLGFRVSGKVLERLVDAGQTVKKGQPLMRLDPIDLGLQARAQQEAVTAARARAKQTADDEARYRELVAAGAISASGYDQIKAAADTAKAQLSAAEAQADVARNASGYAVLLADADGVVMETLAEPGQVVSPGQPVVRLARAGQREAVVQLPETLRPAVGSNAQATLYGNTSGAVAARLRLLSDSADRVTRTFEARYVLEGALANAPLGSTVTLRIAEGAAQGQVLQVPIAALYDPGNGTGVWVIDGEPAKVTWRPVQVLGLSDDAARVAGHLEVGERIVGLGAHLLREGEPVRLLAQGDAKVAGTRQ
- a CDS encoding efflux transporter outer membrane subunit, with the translated sequence MPPLRPLAFLVSASLMTGCAVGPDYQRPDATLSDRFLGQSSVEQRTGTARTRLTTWWEGFGDPVLTDFITRALEQNLDLAQASARVVQARAGLGAANAALLPSGNISGQAARAYQSVETPLGQVLDSNPGYDRYGNTYSMDLGASWELDVFGGLRRGREAALAEYQASEAGAAATRLAVAAQTADIYITLRGLQARLGIANHQVKTQQDLLEKVQLLYSKGLAASYQVRQTEGALAQVQATVPVLQTGLDAAMNALDVMLGTPPGTHRPQLTETGSIPLPPQISEMGTPADLLRRRPDLIVAERRLAASNARIGEAVAEYYPKFSLSALLGSATTVSAGHLFSGGASQASGALGLRWRLFDFGRINAQIDQAKGQEAEALAAYRQSALRATEDVENALSALVNREAQATTLTAGEASLNEARRSSFIAYQKGTASLIDVLNADETLLQASDARAQARTESARAAVAAFRALGGGWQAPQPQQPIASR
- a CDS encoding efflux RND transporter permease subunit, encoding MSFNLSALAVRERAITVFLIFLIAVAGTLAFFKLGRAEDPPFTVKQLTVITAWPGATAQEMQDQVAEPLEKRLQELKWYDRSETYTRPGLAFTMVSLLDRTPPSQVQEEFYQARKKLDDEATKLPAGVIGPLVNDEYSDVTFALFALKAKGEPQRLLVRDAEVLRQRLLHVAGVKKVNIIGEQAERIFISFSHDRLATLGVSPQDIFAALNSQNVLTPAGSIETKGPQVFLRVEGAFDTLEKIRDTPLAIQGRTLKLSDVATVERGYEDPATFLVRNNGEEALLLGVIMREGWNGLDLGKALDAETSKINEDMPLGMTLTKVTDQAVNINSAVDEFMVKFFVALLVVMVVCFISMGWHVGIVVAAAVPLTLAIVFVVMAATGKNFDRITLGSLILALGLLVDDAIIAIEMMVVKMEEGYDRIKASAYAWSHTAAPMLSGTLVTAIGFMPNGFAQSTAGEYTSNMFWIVGIALIASWVVAVAFTPYLGVKMLPDIKKVEGGQAAIYDTPRYNRFRRILTRVIARKWLVAGTVITLFAVAILGMGQVKKQFFPTSDRPEVMIEVQMPYGTSIEQTSAATAKVEAWLQKQEQAKIVTAYIGQGAPRFFLAIAPELPDPSFAKIVVLTDNQEARETLKFRLREAVAEGLAPEARVRATQIVFGPYSPFPVAYRVMGPDPSKLREIASRVQDVMQANPMMRTVNTDWGPLTPTLHFNLDQDRLQAVGLTSSAVAEQLQFLLAGVPITAVREDIRSVQVVGRAAGDIRLDPARIEGFTLVGAAGQRIPLSQVGEVDVRMEDPILRRRDRTPTITVRGDIAEGLQPPDVSSVIIKQLQPIIDTLPGGYRIEQAGAIEESGKAGQAIVPLLPIMIALTLLIIIVQVRSISAMIMVFFTAPLGLIGVVPTLLIFHQPFGINALVGLIALSGILMRNTLILIGQIHHNAKEGLDPFHAVIEATVQRARPVLLTALAAILAFIPLTHSVFWGTLAYTLIGGTFVGTIITLVFLPAMYAIWFKIRPVNTVLTETATLA
- a CDS encoding SDR family NAD(P)-dependent oxidoreductase, whose protein sequence is MKSNENSWVLITGASSGFGEEFARQYAAQGKSLVLVARRLDKLEALSKELRERFGTEVINEQVDLSSIPAVIELHKRLVQRGIAVDVLINNAGHGLQGPFLDHAIDQSLAMINLDIASLTTMTRLFAQDMRIRRRGHILQVASLLSYQGVKNFAVYSAAKAYVLRFSEALHQELKGDGVVVTALCPGMSDTGFAQSANQTLTPALKMVMMQPEPVVRAGIRALQAGRMSVVPGFGNKALTVLTWATPRRFHQRLMANVMGA